CAATTAAACGCTATTGATAGAATGATTGATGATGAAAATATTCCCTGTGAAGATGTATTAATGCAAGTAAATGCAGCTAAATCCGCCATGCACAGTGTAGGTAAAGTCATTTTAGAAGGTCATTTAAAACACTGTGTCATCGATGGAATTCAACACGGTGATGCTGAAAAAACAGTTGAAGAATTTGCTAAAGCTATTGAACATTTCTCTCGATTATCCTAAAATCATCAAAAAAATGCAGATAAAAGCGTAATGCTTTCATCTGCATTTTTTATTATTAACCTATTATTTGTCTCAATTTTTCCATATCAAGATTTTCTCGAACTGTTTGCGCTAAACGATTATAAGCATGTTGTTTAGCTGCTGCATAATTTACAGATACTGGCAATGGTTCTAAGTTTTTGCGTTTGCGCAATATATTGATTAAACCACGACGATATTTATCATTATCAAAAATTCCATGAATATATGCGCCCATTACATTACCTTCATCATTTATCAATCCTTCAGTGATTTCAACATCTTTGCCAGCTCTCTGTGTTATCAAAAATGGATTTAAACATTCTTTTGTAAAGCAAGT
The window above is part of the Megamonas hypermegale genome. Proteins encoded here:
- a CDS encoding metal-sensing transcriptional repressor; this translates as MKQCMDTQKLHRRIKKIIGQLNAIDRMIDDENIPCEDVLMQVNAAKSAMHSVGKVILEGHLKHCVIDGIQHGDAEKTVEEFAKAIEHFSRLS